From Gammaproteobacteria bacterium, a single genomic window includes:
- a CDS encoding NUDIX domain-containing protein yields MDDPLTGYIRVKAICVFRNDGWLLAIDDFDPTKQQRFWVPVGGRVEFGETSNGAIRREVAEELSAEITDLGLLGVLENLFIFDGDDGHEIVFVYDARFVDESIYIREQVTVVEGDKTLIARWIDPVSPARGWPLYPEGLAELLGNTPT; encoded by the coding sequence ATGGACGATCCACTCACTGGGTATATCCGCGTCAAGGCCATCTGCGTATTCAGGAACGACGGGTGGTTGCTCGCTATCGACGACTTCGATCCAACCAAGCAGCAACGGTTCTGGGTACCTGTCGGTGGGAGAGTTGAGTTCGGTGAGACAAGCAACGGAGCGATCCGCCGGGAAGTGGCCGAGGAGCTGTCTGCGGAGATCACCGATCTGGGTCTGCTCGGTGTGCTCGAGAACCTGTTCATCTTCGACGGGGACGATGGTCACGAGATCGTGTTCGTGTACGACGCGCGGTTCGTGGATGAGTCCATCTACATCCGAGAACAAGTGACAGTTGTCGAGGGTGACAAGACGTTGATCGCCCGCTGGATCGATCCAGTCTCTCCTGCTCGTGGATGGCCTCTCTACCCCGAAGGCCTCGCTGAACTCCTCGGTAACACGCCAACATGA
- a CDS encoding chloramphenicol phosphotransferase produces the protein MVKLGRIVILNGAPRSGKSSIANTMCSISGGAWQSIGVDSVLTTTPAEKLPGIGLRPGGERPDLEDFVRQAFIDLYDSVAAFSEQGENVVVDVGHHDSYTRSLGTLRSAARRLDRYPAWLIGVRCPLNVIMQRRDADGGDTYLGTSNYGEIPEPVRRWQTEVHRPGIYDMEMDTSVLTPDECAREILDRLEGDRPPSAMHRLAAGQARS, from the coding sequence ATGGTGAAGCTCGGTCGAATCGTGATCCTCAACGGCGCTCCCCGATCGGGGAAGTCGAGTATCGCAAACACGATGTGCTCGATATCCGGTGGCGCTTGGCAGAGCATCGGCGTGGACTCGGTGCTGACGACAACTCCTGCGGAGAAGCTGCCCGGTATCGGTCTGCGGCCCGGAGGAGAGCGCCCCGATTTGGAGGACTTCGTCCGGCAGGCGTTCATCGATCTGTATGACTCGGTTGCCGCTTTCAGCGAGCAGGGAGAGAACGTTGTTGTCGACGTCGGACATCACGACTCGTACACGCGCTCCCTTGGAACGCTTCGATCGGCTGCACGCCGCCTGGACCGCTATCCGGCATGGCTCATCGGTGTTCGATGTCCTCTCAATGTCATCATGCAACGACGCGACGCCGACGGAGGCGATACCTACCTCGGTACGTCGAACTACGGAGAGATCCCCGAACCGGTACGCAGATGGCAGACCGAGGTCCACCGTCCGGGCATCTATGACATGGAAATGGATACGTCTGTCTTGACCCCTGACGAGTGTGCAAGGGAGATTCTTGACCGCCTCGAAGGCGACCGTCCTCCGTCGGCAATGCACCGCTTGGCTGCGGGACAAGCAAGAAGTTAG
- a CDS encoding HAD hydrolase-like protein, with amino-acid sequence MTSSRAVVFDLFHTLVDPEDFRPPAFTRLEVLSVEIGIDLDAFSEFWAATSLERTTTGVRVVDLVDRFAGDLGLPLTTQQRLLTDDIMGRCQDRSIEKPRSEVSSLVVDLKARGWQLGLLSNCHEREVRAWPTSPLAPYFDTVGFSHVIGAKKPKREAYAYVLDRLDVPAARSAYVGNGQSDELVGAVEAGFALVVHYNAFDATNGLVTSAERERRADQAHVSVDTIEDLTVHFHGFTH; translated from the coding sequence ATGACTTCTTCGAGAGCCGTTGTCTTTGATCTGTTCCACACACTTGTCGATCCCGAAGACTTCCGACCGCCCGCGTTCACACGGCTTGAGGTCCTGAGCGTCGAGATCGGGATCGACCTCGACGCGTTCTCGGAGTTCTGGGCCGCAACGTCCTTGGAACGGACAACAACGGGGGTGCGCGTGGTGGACCTCGTAGACCGCTTTGCAGGCGACCTCGGCCTGCCCTTGACCACGCAACAACGGCTGCTAACCGATGACATCATGGGCCGGTGCCAAGACCGTTCGATCGAGAAACCGAGATCGGAGGTGTCCTCACTCGTTGTCGACCTCAAGGCACGCGGATGGCAACTCGGACTCCTGAGTAACTGCCACGAGAGGGAAGTACGGGCGTGGCCGACCTCGCCTCTTGCTCCATACTTCGATACTGTCGGCTTCTCCCACGTCATTGGAGCGAAGAAGCCGAAGCGGGAAGCGTACGCGTATGTGCTCGATCGTCTCGATGTTCCCGCCGCGCGTTCCGCGTATGTGGGCAACGGTCAGTCGGACGAGTTGGTCGGGGCCGTGGAGGCTGGATTCGCGCTGGTTGTCCACTACAACGCCTTCGATGCGACGAATGGCCTCGTCACGTCCGCCGAGCGAGAACGTCGAGCAGACCAGGCCCATGTGTCTGTCGATACGATCGAGGACTTGACAGTCCACTTCCACGGCTTCACGCATTGA
- a CDS encoding GNAT family N-acetyltransferase: MPVSLSVRVGRSADVARCREDDLVTQQQFEAVGHPDSCPWARFPIRRPNRRFTPGRVLVAEIGGQVVGWIFLTRSDGELCIGQLAVSPPSQCRGVGTSLVDAVIADALRGGERSILLSTQADVEWNQPWYERIGFEVVPPRQWTADMVAIAREQSEAGLDWDTRVHMRMRLTPALLPQVLVLR; the protein is encoded by the coding sequence ATGCCCGTATCATTGAGTGTTCGCGTCGGAAGATCGGCCGACGTTGCCAGATGCCGAGAAGACGATCTGGTGACTCAACAGCAGTTTGAAGCTGTTGGCCACCCCGATTCCTGTCCTTGGGCGCGATTCCCGATACGGCGGCCGAACAGGCGATTCACGCCGGGACGGGTACTCGTCGCTGAGATCGGCGGACAGGTAGTGGGCTGGATATTCCTTACACGTTCGGACGGCGAACTCTGCATCGGACAGTTGGCCGTTTCGCCACCATCGCAGTGCCGCGGCGTCGGCACCTCGCTTGTGGATGCCGTCATCGCAGATGCCCTACGCGGCGGCGAGCGATCAATCCTGCTCAGCACTCAAGCCGATGTCGAATGGAATCAACCGTGGTATGAACGGATCGGCTTCGAAGTCGTACCCCCACGACAGTGGACCGCCGACATGGTGGCAATCGCCCGCGAGCAGAGCGAAGCTGGACTCGACTGGGACACTCGCGTTCACATGCGCATGAGGCTGACTCCCGCGTTGCTTCCGCAGGTGCTTGTACTCCGTTGA